The genomic region CCTATGCTCAGAtatgacccccatgctcagacctgaccaacccatgctcaaacaagacccccttgctcagatctgcccccctcaTGCTCAAATCTGCACCCTCATGCTCAAATCTGCACCCTCATGCTCAAATCTGCACCCTCATGCTCAAATCTGCACCCTCATGCTCAAATCtgcaccctcatgctcagatctttccactcatgctcagatcaggacccccctcatgctcagatcagaccccccatgctcagttctataattttaaaaaaatctcttccctctcctgatcaggcactgggctcctgctcgagCACCTGCtattctgcaggtctgacacgctctctgtgacctgatgagcacaacgtcaggtcatagtgcgagtCTCCGTACTATGTTCGCACAcggtgtgcatcaggacgtagtgaaatgtgagctggagctgcaaaggagTAACAGTGCCGGattaggaaaagagatctgagcatggggtggagagtgagccgtctgagctgtgcttcctggattcacagctagagcctcacttgaagcAAAGAGCCAcgtgtggctcaagagccacaggttggccacccctggtctaTAGTGACAGTGTTACTTTCTCTcccttgtttttcttttcttaggATGTAGCTCAGAGTTTCACTAGTGAGTAactaaagctgcatttacacCTACCGAggagcagcagattgttgggcAGGAAGCTTTCCTTCCTGACCATCATCTTCACGTTTAGTGGAGGTAAAGCGTtgcttttacatgcagcgatcccctccacagtatgaggatgagtgacCTCTCGTCCTCAggcagctgcattgtttctggaagCCCACAGCACAGTCTGCTGCCCGGATACAATCATTTAGGTTCCTCGAGGACTTCAGTTTCACCCGATGAACGGGCATTTTGATCAACTGCACCTTTACGTTTGTTTCTTATAATCTCAAGAGGGACCAATACCTGGGTACAGGTACATCACATCACCTACAAAATATTCTGAaacctaaacggctcataacctaACTTGACCCAGGTAGTAAAtcaattaaaacttcacttttgatTGAGTAATTAAAATGGCTGTGAGCCAACACACAGGTTAGAAACTTTGGCACTCCTTTGTGTACACGGATGTCTCCTGAGCGGGCGGTGGAGATGTGCACAATCTCCTCTCACTCCTTAGCACCAGTGAGTCCTTTATTTCAATGACCACCGACTCAGTAAAAAGGCATGTATTTTGATCTGACGCTTTATCAGTAGCTGTCAGACCTGTGATTGAACGTCAGTTAATTTGCTGACATTCACATGCCCTAGATACGTGGCTGGGTCTGTGTgcccttagtctactttcacactcacgttttggctttccgttggtgagatccgttcagggttctcacaagcggtccaaaacggatcagtttgcattctaatgcattctgaatggaaaaggatccgctccgaatgcatcagtttgcctccgatccgtctccattccgctttggaggcggacactgctgcttgcagcgttttggtgtccgtctgatgaaactgagccaaactgatccgtcctggcacacaatgtaagtcagtggggacggatccgttttcactgacacaatctggcacaatagaaaacgatccgtcctccattgacttacattgtgtgccaggatggatccgtttggctcagtttaatcagacgtcttggctatgttacagataatacaaacggatccgttctgaacggatgcagacggttatattatctgaacggatccgtccacgcgagtgggaaagtagccatttTGAGAGCTACCTATTGATAGGTTGTAATCAAGTTACTTGACTGATGTACACGTCCTCTGACAACGTTGAGAACTTATCTGACTCTGTGTCAGTAGTTGTCAGATACTTGGTTATTTACATACTGTCACTGACATTTCTATGCCAAAGGTGCACGGCAGAGTTAGTGTGCCCTTATTTTGGGAACTACCAGTTGTAGGATTTCCAATCAGTTACTTCACTGACCTACAGATGCTGTCACAGCGTTGAGAGATTATCTGACACTATGTCAATAGCTGTCAGACGCGGATTCATTCACACATAGTCACACCGCACACATCCCTTACATAACCACTACCTATACTGACTGACTGGCAATGCTGCATTTGGCTTACCAGCTAGTGCACTGGCTGAAATACACGTTCGCTAGCTAAACTAGCTGACTATTTGACAATTGGCTCACTGGCTAGTGCTGCGGCTAAAGTGCAAAAGCGCTATCACTAGATTGTAATTACTGATTACCTAGCTGACATTTTTAGCTTGCTGACTACATTGGAATGGACAAACACACATTTAAAAGCtgcatctgccccccccccccccccccgacatgtaTCCCCAGTAACCCGGCTTCATCAGGGGTTGGGCAGAGTTCTGCCTGATTATTGCacagtgtaaatccaccttaaaggggatgtctcacttcagcaaatggcatttatcatgtagagcaagtgaatacaaggcacttactaatgtattgtgattgtccatattgcctccattgctggctggattcatttttccatcacattatacactgcttgtggttatgagcaccctgcaatccataggtaaaagtgctggactatgcgcactcccatggtcccagccaccagagaggttggTATTTTCTCTTATAGTGtggaagcacggccaccgctgggtggtcgtaactatggaaacgagcagtgtataatgtgatggagaaatgaatcaagccagaagaggaagcaatatggacaatcgcaatacattagtaagtgccttgtattaactttctctacatgatacatgccacttactgaagtgagacaaaccctttatctTTCTTTTTCATCTGATCCTTTTAGGCATCTAACTACAAGAAGTCGTCATTAGGATCCGCCACTCAGAGGAAAAAAGCCTGTCCAAAGCCTGAGCTCACTGAGGAGCAGAAGCAGGAGATCAGAGAGGCCTTCGATCTTTTCGATACTGATGGAAGTGGAACCATAGACGTAAAGGAGCTGAAGGTGACGATGTTATAACGCGTGTACACAGAACCCTTGTGACTGCTGTAATCACGTCATTTTACACAGGACCCTGTTACCAGATTATGACATCTTTGTAGTGTCTGCACTAAGACTCTCGGCCTCTGATACCTCTCGGTTGTCCATTACGCAAATGCCCTAATCTAAATACTGGTGGCAGAAATTTTCCATATAGCAGGTTGTGCACCAGTGTCATAAATAGGTCAAAAGTTGTATACTTTGTAAAATGCAGCCTATTATTTTATATAAAGACTTGCCATTCCGTTgtgaaaattgctttttttgtagGCTATATTGTATGTTTGTATTTGCTTAAAGGGCTttttccatctcagacaatggggacatatcactaggatatgcccccgctgtttgataggtgcggatcccaccctGCAGCTATCTCGTAAACGCAGCCGGCTCGGCTACATCGCCCCCATAAAAGTAAATGGAAGTGGTGACCGTGCAGGAGCGGAgctctcccattcatttctatgggaattcccgctattctcggctattttcagtgggccaacgcttggtggtggccacctTGCAGCCACCACTTTGCCGGCTTCGTTTTTGGCTGCGTTTAAGCGCCTATCagacaatatgcccccattgtctgagatggggaaaacccctttaatgaattacTTATATTCTAATGTTATTTCCTTTTGCAGGTTGCCATGAGAGCGCTAGGGTTTGAGCCCAAGAAGGAGGAAATTAAGAAGATGATTTCAGATATTGATAAAGAGGGAACAGGAAAAATCAGCTTCACTGACTTTCTTTCAGCAATGACGCAGAAGATGGTAAGTGCATGGAAGGCTCCTGCGGATCTTGCATAGAGAGACTTCCACCGTGATAAAGGCCCAACTTGACTTCTCAGATGACTTGTCTTCATATGACTGTATTATATAGGATAGTGATTCTCAATTCCAGTCTTCAGTTATTATCAATTATCCCAACAATGTGttttatgctactttcacactagcggcaggacggatccgacaggctgttcaccctttcGGATCCgttggaccgccgctccgtccccattgactataatggggacggggcggagctacagcgcagcacagcagtgcacggcgagaggccgccggactaaaagtactgcatgtccgaattTTTAGTCCGGAGGCCTCTCACCACGCTTTTCACCGCCGCTGGAGtgccattatagtcaacgggTCCAGCGGCACgatgaaatagcggcaggacggatccgacagggtgaacggGCTGTCGgctctgtcctgccgctagtgggaaagtacccttaaatggtCACTATGCTTTCAGCAAACTTTGCATACATTAATCGTACAAAAGAAATGTTTCCTTCTCCACTTCTTATCGCcatcccccccacactgatcataCAGTCTTAACTCACTGCTAAAATCTGCTTGGGGGATGCAGTGATCATATGCATTAGCAGCCTACATGCTGCCCATAAAAGTCTGTGGAAAGAGGGAGAAGCTGCAGAGTGAGAGAGGCAGAGAGACACAGACAGATGTGGCTGCTAGTTCTAGTAAGCATTTCATCTCACCCTAGAGCTTGATTCCCATCTACACTACTCAGTACTGTTCTATAATGTTCTCCATATCGCTGCCGCTGAGGGCATGTGGTAGAGAGATGGAGCTGGTTCGCTACTTCTGTATGGGAGACAAGAGAGTAGCTAGTCCACACTCACTCTGGAGCTGAAATCAGAGATAACTGACAATTACTAATGGAGGCTACATAGGGGGAAACTGGTGAAAACATCTATACAATGGTCAGATACAGTTATTCCCCGTGTTCACGCatggcagcttattctgaaaagtcGTTGAAATGACAGGATTCCCCTAGCAGAGAAGATGTTTGAGGTCAAATATTATAGGAGTATTCCAGTTTCAGCAATATAAAGTAAACGTTCTCTCATTTACTTCCTGTATGaattccttaaagggagtctttcacctaatctgagcgttttataccgctcagatcaggttatagactctttaaccctcattacgatcatacctttctcttatgtgtccctcacccagataatgaaaataacactttttaaacttatgcaaattaccttctgaaggtgcccaggggcggcgttactgggcgatgtgcccagaaaaacacacctccagccggcggacgtcacgagcggtaccagaggacggcgggctgggaactggccctgcacctgcgcactgctctgcccattatgggcatatgaacagcttttcatattgcgcatgcaaaGACagctggccggcgcatgcgcaatatgaaaggatgttcctctgcccataatgggcagagcagtgcgcaggtgcgggccagttcccagcccgccgtcctctggtgccgctcgtgacgtccgtcggctggaggtgtgtttttctgggcacatcgcccagtaacgccgcccctgggcaccttcagaaggtaatttgcataagtttaaaaagtgttattttcattatctgggtgagggacacataagagaaaggtatgatcgtaatgagggttaaagagtctataacctgatctgagcggtctaaaacgctcagattaggtgaaagactccctttaaagttttCAAGATCTCAGCTTGCTGTCCATGGTCATTCAAAatgagtaatattttttttttttattatacaaaaaaTTATCATCATTTGCTGAAATCACAGGCTGCATAACCGGTACTGAAGACAGACAAATAACCATTAAAGGGCTTTCCAACTTTTTTCAGACACCAGACAGTGGCCAGACCCGCGGTGATGACCATATGTTCTCCAGTTCCTTATGTTACCTAGGATGATGCCTAGACTGCAGTGTCTGGGTTTTCTCATTCCATTCTCCTGTATTTCTCCTATAGTTGAATGATTCATAAGGGTTGACCAAAATGTATTTGTTCTTTTTCTAGGCTGAAAAAGATTCCAAAGAAGAAATCATGAAGGCTTTCCGGTTATTTGATGACGACGAAACGGGAAAAATATCTTTCAAGAATCTGAAACGAGTAGCAAAAGAGCTTGGTGAAAATCTCACAGATGAGGAGCTGCAGGTCTCTGACCAGTTAAATAGATCAATTAGTAATGTAAACCTAGAAGTTAGAAATTAATCAAAAAcgtaccattttttttctttataagacgcaccggcccataagacgcacttaggttttagaggaggaaaataagagagaaatatttttcatcatacctcagattaga from Bufo gargarizans isolate SCDJY-AF-19 chromosome 9, ASM1485885v1, whole genome shotgun sequence harbors:
- the CETN2 gene encoding centrin-2, which codes for MASNYKKSSLGSATQRKKACPKPELTEEQKQEIREAFDLFDTDGSGTIDVKELKVAMRALGFEPKKEEIKKMISDIDKEGTGKISFTDFLSAMTQKMAEKDSKEEIMKAFRLFDDDETGKISFKNLKRVAKELGENLTDEELQEMIDEADRDGDGEVNEQEFLRIMKKTSLY